A single genomic interval of Tautonia marina harbors:
- a CDS encoding alpha/beta hydrolase, with protein sequence MRRLNLNRDLRPCTDGFAQTADGWMLGIRHYHPERPDPNKLPVVLCHGLGLNGTFWTITEGHLPSKLVDRGYEVFVVDMRGSGGSYRDGTLGWVNSGLRQTFIPELGNDEWTMDHQAFYDVPAILDYVEQQTGRSQVNWIGHSLGGMLMFAFLEKSGQAERIANFVAMGSPACVAQSTEAERMLRANRGLRVLMMAISTGRIARPMSIARPPGLDQIDRFYYSADNVDRETVNRFYGSTLEDPGPGALKQLDTYLETGRLKSADGTIDYFEGLPEVKTPTLFIAGDGDILADLHSKWRTYQSLGSSDKTFLRFGRSEGHVADYGHCDLVWSRHATNEIFPEILDWLEPRQARAQASPQH encoded by the coding sequence ATGAGGCGATTGAACCTCAACCGGGACCTGCGGCCGTGTACCGACGGGTTTGCCCAGACGGCGGACGGATGGATGCTCGGCATCCGTCATTATCACCCGGAGCGACCAGACCCCAACAAGTTGCCGGTCGTGCTTTGTCATGGGCTGGGTCTGAACGGGACCTTCTGGACCATCACCGAGGGGCATTTACCCTCGAAACTGGTTGACCGCGGCTATGAGGTCTTCGTGGTCGACATGAGGGGATCGGGGGGAAGTTATCGGGACGGGACGCTCGGATGGGTCAACTCGGGATTGCGACAAACGTTCATTCCTGAGCTTGGCAACGACGAGTGGACCATGGACCACCAGGCCTTCTACGACGTTCCCGCCATTCTCGACTACGTGGAGCAGCAGACCGGGCGGTCTCAGGTGAACTGGATTGGGCATAGTCTGGGAGGAATGCTGATGTTCGCATTCCTCGAAAAATCGGGGCAGGCCGAGCGCATCGCGAATTTTGTGGCGATGGGGAGCCCAGCCTGTGTTGCTCAATCCACCGAGGCCGAGCGCATGCTGCGCGCGAATCGGGGGCTCCGCGTCTTGATGATGGCCATCAGCACCGGGCGAATCGCGCGACCGATGTCAATTGCCCGGCCTCCGGGACTCGACCAGATTGACCGATTTTATTACTCGGCCGACAACGTGGACCGAGAGACCGTGAACCGGTTCTATGGCTCGACACTCGAAGACCCGGGGCCGGGGGCATTGAAACAGCTTGACACCTATCTGGAGACGGGTCGGCTCAAGTCGGCGGACGGAACGATCGACTACTTCGAAGGGCTGCCGGAGGTGAAGACGCCGACCCTGTTCATTGCTGGTGACGGGGACATTCTCGCCGATCTTCATTCGAAGTGGCGAACCTATCAGAGCCTCGGAAGTTCCGACAAGACCTTCCTGCGATTCGGACGGTCGGAGGGACATGTGGCCGACTATGGCCATTGCGACCTGGTCTGGAGCCGGCACGCAACGAACGAGATCTTCCCGGAAATTCTCGACTGGCTCGAACCGCGACAGGCAAGGGCGCAGGCCAGTCCTCAGCACTGA
- a CDS encoding carbon-nitrogen hydrolase family protein translates to MFLAAAVQMNATADPEANEAQVVPLIERAAGYGARFVATPEHTRMLATMPEMVRAAEPLDGPTCQRFGALARRLGIVLLIGSINEQGSDPDRCSNTSVLFGPEGTILAVYRKIHLFDVDLSESVRSRESDHVMPGSVPVVARTPLARVGLSICYDLRFGNLYRRLVGEGAEVLCVPSAFTLTTGRAHWEVLIRARAIECQSFVIAPAQWGRHEDDSLRETFGHAMIVNPWGQVIATAADGPGLAIAEIDLDRVSQIRRAVPVANHFRPNL, encoded by the coding sequence ATGTTTCTCGCCGCCGCTGTGCAGATGAATGCAACCGCCGATCCCGAGGCGAACGAGGCTCAGGTCGTTCCGCTGATCGAGCGAGCCGCCGGATATGGAGCCCGGTTCGTTGCGACGCCGGAGCATACCCGAATGCTGGCGACGATGCCGGAGATGGTCCGCGCGGCGGAACCGCTGGATGGGCCGACCTGTCAGCGATTCGGGGCGCTGGCCAGGAGACTGGGGATTGTGCTCCTGATCGGTTCGATCAACGAACAAGGGTCTGATCCGGACCGGTGTTCGAATACGAGTGTGCTGTTCGGTCCAGAGGGAACGATCCTCGCGGTCTATCGGAAGATCCATCTGTTTGATGTCGATCTTTCGGAATCGGTCCGATCTCGGGAGTCGGACCATGTCATGCCGGGCTCGGTCCCGGTGGTGGCTAGGACGCCGCTGGCAAGGGTCGGTCTGTCGATCTGCTATGATCTGCGGTTCGGAAACCTGTACCGGCGCCTCGTTGGCGAGGGAGCCGAGGTGCTTTGCGTGCCGTCGGCCTTTACGCTCACCACAGGGCGCGCGCACTGGGAGGTCTTGATCCGCGCTCGGGCGATCGAGTGCCAAAGCTTCGTGATCGCGCCGGCTCAGTGGGGACGACACGAGGACGACAGCCTTCGGGAAACGTTTGGTCATGCGATGATTGTTAATCCGTGGGGGCAGGTGATCGCCACGGCAGCCGATGGGCCGGGGCTGGCGATTGCGGAGATTGACCTCGACCGGGTTTCGCAGATCCGGCGCGCGGTTCCGGTGGCCAATCATTTTCGTCCGAATCTCTGA
- a CDS encoding VanZ family protein: protein MRLFARALFIGAYISGLIYATLILSPQADPTPNLEPLRTISACWSMGGETLVVNLLGNLALTAPLGIIGPWFCDQARCGIGLRVLLCGFAVSIAIEATQYACDHRMADVDDVLLNTIGAGMGYGAIRGFETVRRLGTVGLWSLMMETTERDGMSDRASTIGKTIVIDHPD from the coding sequence ATGCGGCTGTTCGCGCGAGCACTTTTCATCGGCGCATACATAAGTGGTCTGATTTATGCAACCTTGATTCTGAGTCCGCAAGCCGATCCCACACCGAATCTTGAACCGCTGCGAACGATTTCCGCGTGCTGGTCGATGGGAGGTGAAACCCTGGTGGTGAACCTGCTGGGGAATCTCGCCCTGACGGCACCTCTGGGAATCATCGGTCCGTGGTTCTGCGACCAGGCGAGGTGCGGGATTGGATTGAGGGTGCTGCTCTGTGGATTCGCAGTGAGCATCGCCATTGAAGCGACCCAGTACGCCTGCGATCATCGCATGGCGGATGTAGATGATGTGCTGCTCAACACGATCGGGGCGGGGATGGGATATGGAGCCATCCGGGGCTTCGAAACCGTACGTCGGCTCGGTACCGTAGGGCTTTGGTCCCTGATGATGGAGACGACGGAGCGAGACGGAATGTCTGATCGTGCGTCGACGATCGGCAAGACGATCGTGATTGATCACCCCGATTGA
- a CDS encoding 3-keto-disaccharide hydrolase yields the protein MTRIASSLLSLALVGTCSSLAIASEPTSEETWIPLFNGTDLEGWIPKFARAEAGENFKNTFQVVDGLLTVSYDDYDDFDNRFGHLISDRSFSNYRLRAEYRFIGDQCPGGPSWAIRNNGLMLHAQAAESMTRDQNFPVSIEVQLLGGGEEGERPTANLCTPGTHVVMDGELLTRHCTNSSSKTYRGDQWVTVEIEVRGGEVIRHIVDGEVVLQYEKPQLDPGDPDAQRLIQGDNLILTGGHIALQAESHPTQFRRVEILPID from the coding sequence ATGACGCGCATTGCATCGTCCCTGTTGTCCCTTGCCCTCGTGGGCACCTGCTCGTCCCTCGCCATCGCCAGCGAACCCACCTCCGAGGAGACGTGGATCCCGCTGTTCAACGGCACCGACCTTGAAGGTTGGATTCCCAAGTTTGCACGTGCCGAGGCCGGAGAGAACTTCAAGAACACCTTTCAGGTGGTCGATGGATTGCTCACCGTTTCCTATGATGACTATGACGATTTCGACAACCGATTCGGTCATCTCATTTCCGATCGATCCTTCTCGAACTATCGCCTCCGCGCCGAGTACCGCTTCATCGGCGATCAGTGCCCCGGTGGGCCGAGCTGGGCCATTCGAAATAACGGTCTGATGCTCCACGCTCAGGCCGCTGAGAGCATGACCCGGGATCAGAACTTCCCGGTCTCGATCGAGGTTCAACTGCTTGGCGGCGGCGAGGAAGGGGAACGTCCTACGGCCAACCTCTGCACCCCCGGCACACACGTGGTCATGGACGGGGAACTCCTCACCCGACACTGCACCAACTCCTCCTCAAAGACCTATCGCGGCGACCAGTGGGTCACGGTGGAAATCGAGGTCCGAGGCGGTGAGGTCATTCGCCACATCGTTGATGGCGAGGTGGTGCTGCAATACGAAAAGCCCCAGCTCGACCCTGGCGATCCGGATGCCCAGCGCCTCATTCAAGGAGACAATCTTATCCTCACCGGTGGGCACATCGCCCTGCAGGCCGAGAGCCATCCGACGCAGTTCCGGCGGGTCGAGATTCTGCCGATCGACTGA
- a CDS encoding substrate-binding domain-containing protein, which yields MAMTTESTIGGVRLAHPNSLEPAQIALIVLLSVEVIIFGLIGTNFFTVANGFEVLRLSVEIGLLAVALTPVIVSGGIDLSVGSLMGLSAVIFGKLWRDAGLPIPLAAALTLVLAALAGSLNGLLITRLRIPPLIVTLGTFSLFRGLAEGMTGGVDNFTQFPESFLFLGQGYVFGRIPTQVPIFLAVAIGFWIFLHRSTVGRGLVAIGYSPEGARHAGVRVDRLVWSVYVLSGAASGLAAIIYVAHLGQAKADAGLGYELLAITAVVLGGTSIFGGRGSVLGTLLGLFAIAVLQNGMRLADQPGELSGVLTGVLLLAAIGLDRRPTRSPPLNDQPGVDSEGEWTVKNSQVAVICGVILIAGVIIAASNVYVVRTLTDRLMGGGDAVSNADSQATRSDDQPITVAMMPKSKGNAYFIACRQGAEEAAKELGVNLIWDGPTDPDPARQNQIIDTWITRGVDVIAVAVENRDGIASVLKKAQDRGIKVITWDADAATDARTFFVNQATPEGIGRALMDTAAEIMGGSGKFAIITASLTAANMISWQEQIELRRAEEYPDIEMAVLRPCDDLQQKAYDEANNIMNAYPDVELIMAICTPAVPGAAEAVKQSGRDDVKVIGLGLPNDNRRYVHEGITEAVILWNSMDLGYLTVQAAKALEEGTLKPGDEQFEAGRLGTVNLRGDNILLGEPFIFTTDNIDNFDF from the coding sequence ATGGCCATGACCACCGAATCCACCATCGGCGGTGTTCGGCTTGCCCATCCGAACAGCCTCGAACCCGCCCAGATTGCTCTGATCGTCTTGTTGTCGGTTGAAGTGATCATCTTCGGATTGATCGGCACCAACTTCTTCACCGTTGCCAACGGGTTCGAGGTTCTCCGTCTCAGCGTCGAGATCGGCCTACTTGCGGTCGCCCTTACGCCGGTGATCGTCAGCGGCGGGATCGACCTCTCCGTCGGCTCCTTGATGGGTCTCTCCGCCGTCATCTTTGGGAAACTCTGGCGTGACGCCGGCCTGCCGATCCCCCTCGCCGCGGCCCTGACGTTGGTGCTGGCCGCCCTGGCCGGTTCCTTGAACGGACTCTTGATCACTCGCCTCCGAATCCCTCCACTCATCGTCACGCTCGGCACCTTCTCCCTGTTTCGGGGGCTGGCCGAAGGGATGACCGGTGGGGTCGACAATTTCACTCAGTTCCCGGAATCGTTCCTGTTCCTGGGACAGGGGTATGTGTTCGGACGCATCCCGACCCAGGTCCCGATCTTCCTCGCCGTGGCCATCGGATTCTGGATTTTCCTGCATCGCAGCACGGTCGGTCGAGGGCTGGTCGCCATCGGCTATTCTCCCGAAGGTGCGCGTCATGCCGGGGTCCGGGTCGATCGACTCGTCTGGAGTGTCTATGTGCTTTCGGGGGCCGCCTCCGGCCTTGCGGCCATCATCTATGTGGCTCACCTTGGCCAGGCCAAGGCCGACGCGGGCCTGGGCTATGAACTGCTGGCGATCACGGCGGTCGTGCTCGGCGGCACTTCGATTTTCGGCGGCCGGGGCAGCGTGCTGGGCACCTTGCTCGGCCTGTTTGCCATCGCCGTCTTGCAAAATGGGATGAGGCTGGCGGATCAGCCTGGCGAACTCTCGGGAGTCTTGACCGGTGTCCTGCTGCTGGCCGCCATCGGTCTCGATCGCCGACCCACGCGCTCGCCACCATTGAACGATCAACCAGGAGTCGATTCCGAAGGGGAGTGGACCGTGAAAAACTCACAGGTGGCCGTTATCTGCGGCGTGATCCTGATTGCCGGGGTCATCATTGCGGCCAGTAACGTTTATGTGGTTCGAACTCTCACCGATCGCCTGATGGGTGGGGGAGATGCCGTTTCGAACGCGGATAGCCAGGCCACCCGTTCCGACGATCAACCAATCACCGTGGCGATGATGCCCAAGAGCAAAGGGAACGCCTATTTCATCGCCTGCCGCCAGGGGGCCGAGGAGGCTGCCAAGGAACTCGGCGTGAACCTCATCTGGGACGGACCCACCGACCCTGATCCCGCTCGCCAGAATCAAATCATCGACACCTGGATCACCCGAGGGGTCGACGTGATCGCCGTGGCCGTCGAAAATCGCGACGGCATTGCCTCGGTTCTCAAGAAGGCCCAGGATCGCGGCATCAAGGTCATCACCTGGGATGCCGACGCCGCGACCGATGCTCGCACCTTCTTCGTCAACCAGGCCACCCCTGAAGGAATCGGCCGCGCCCTCATGGACACCGCCGCTGAAATCATGGGCGGGTCCGGCAAGTTCGCCATCATCACGGCCTCACTCACCGCCGCGAACATGATTTCCTGGCAAGAACAGATCGAGCTGCGGCGTGCCGAGGAATACCCCGACATCGAAATGGCCGTGCTTCGCCCTTGCGACGACCTGCAGCAAAAGGCCTACGACGAGGCGAACAACATCATGAACGCCTACCCCGATGTCGAACTCATCATGGCCATCTGCACCCCCGCTGTCCCCGGCGCGGCCGAGGCCGTCAAGCAGTCCGGTCGAGACGATGTGAAGGTGATCGGCCTTGGCCTTCCCAACGACAACCGCCGCTATGTTCACGAAGGGATTACCGAGGCCGTGATCCTCTGGAACTCGATGGACCTCGGCTATCTCACGGTTCAAGCCGCCAAGGCGCTTGAGGAAGGAACCCTGAAGCCCGGCGATGAACAGTTCGAGGCCGGCCGGCTCGGTACGGTCAATCTCCGGGGAGACAACATTCTCCTCGGTGAACCATTTATCTTCACGACGGACAACATTGATAATTTTGACTTCTGA
- a CDS encoding ABC transporter permease, with amino-acid sequence MRRLGRYRRELSVFVAFVGVLVLLAVAAPRFFRPEQLMATAVSNAPVVVAAIGMTMVILCRQIDISIGSQFGLCGVAAGLMAQAGLPIPVVLLGTLLVGASFGAVNGWLIARAGLPSIVVTLATMVIGREALRYGRQGQFVRNLPSEFQWFGAGQTAGQWIILGAALVVFLAFAWALRNLAAGRAVYATGSDPEAARLAGVRPTWVVFSVFMVMGALTGLAALLSAVRFVDVDPNAGMGLELRVIAAVVVGGVAISGGRGMPLGALIGVALLGIIGPALVFLRIEPQWEKAIQGMIILLAVATDALDRGGR; translated from the coding sequence ATGAGGAGGCTCGGACGCTATCGGAGAGAACTTTCGGTCTTCGTGGCCTTTGTTGGAGTGCTTGTGCTGCTCGCCGTGGCCGCTCCGCGGTTCTTTCGACCGGAACAACTGATGGCCACCGCCGTCAGCAATGCCCCTGTCGTCGTGGCTGCCATCGGCATGACCATGGTCATCCTCTGCCGCCAGATTGACATTTCCATTGGTTCTCAATTCGGCTTGTGTGGCGTTGCCGCGGGATTGATGGCCCAGGCGGGCCTGCCGATTCCCGTGGTTCTGCTCGGCACGCTTTTGGTTGGGGCCTCGTTCGGCGCGGTCAACGGCTGGCTGATTGCCCGGGCCGGTCTGCCCTCGATCGTCGTCACGCTGGCCACCATGGTGATTGGTCGCGAGGCCCTGCGCTACGGCCGTCAGGGGCAGTTCGTCCGCAATTTGCCCTCCGAGTTCCAATGGTTCGGCGCTGGTCAGACCGCCGGCCAGTGGATCATCCTCGGCGCGGCGCTGGTCGTCTTCCTCGCCTTCGCCTGGGCCTTACGCAATCTTGCGGCGGGTCGGGCGGTCTACGCGACCGGTTCCGATCCCGAGGCGGCCCGCCTTGCCGGGGTCCGGCCCACCTGGGTCGTCTTCAGCGTCTTCATGGTCATGGGAGCCCTCACCGGACTGGCAGCCTTGCTGAGCGCGGTCCGATTCGTGGATGTTGATCCCAATGCCGGCATGGGCCTGGAACTCCGCGTCATTGCCGCGGTCGTCGTTGGTGGGGTCGCCATCTCGGGAGGCCGCGGAATGCCGCTCGGCGCCTTGATCGGTGTGGCCTTGCTCGGGATTATCGGCCCCGCCCTCGTCTTCCTTCGGATCGAACCGCAATGGGAAAAGGCGATTCAAGGCATGATCATCCTCCTGGCCGTTGCTACCGATGCCCTCGACCGGGGAGGACGCTGA
- a CDS encoding sugar ABC transporter ATP-binding protein, whose product MQTVLRLSGISKSFAGVQALDRVSFDLRAGEVHALVGENGAGKSTLIKVITGAHDPDEGTIEVNGRIITENDPVRSRSLGIAAIYQQPALFPDLTVAENIAIGLEPGGPWRRIRWAERHRRARLLLDRIGAAIDPEVEVRRLTMPEQQLVEIARALGAEARILIMDEPTASLGDQEVEHLFRVVQELKAQGVGIIYISHRLEELPLVADRVTALRDGHLVDTKPMTEVDRAALIRMMVGRELAAVFPKVDVPLGEVVLSAEGLGCQASGVHGVNLLVRSGEILGIAGLVGAGRTELARVLFGLTPADRGTIRLLGRPEPINAPDEAVALGIAYVPEDRRHHGVIPPMTIAANTTLATLRTIAKGGLIDRTLERELASTMTRRMGVKAPSISTPVGHLSGGNQQKVALARWLSCKPRVLILDEPTQGIDVGAKAEIHRLMGELAQSGLAILMISSELPEILGMSDRIAVMHGGTIVGTLDRADATQEEILHLALGHPAGEAAPQ is encoded by the coding sequence GTGCAGACTGTGCTCCGTCTCAGCGGCATCAGCAAATCGTTCGCAGGAGTGCAGGCGCTTGATCGCGTGTCGTTCGACCTGCGGGCCGGTGAAGTTCACGCGCTGGTCGGTGAGAACGGCGCGGGCAAGTCCACCCTGATCAAGGTCATCACCGGCGCTCACGATCCGGACGAGGGGACCATCGAGGTCAACGGTCGGATCATCACCGAGAACGACCCCGTCCGCTCCCGCTCCTTGGGCATTGCCGCCATTTACCAGCAACCCGCGCTGTTTCCCGACCTGACCGTGGCCGAGAACATCGCCATCGGTCTCGAACCCGGCGGCCCCTGGCGTCGCATCCGATGGGCGGAGCGCCACCGCAGGGCCCGTTTGCTGCTTGATCGCATCGGCGCGGCGATCGACCCCGAGGTCGAGGTCCGCCGCCTGACCATGCCGGAACAGCAACTCGTCGAGATCGCCCGAGCCCTCGGCGCTGAGGCCCGCATTCTCATCATGGACGAGCCGACGGCCTCCCTCGGCGACCAGGAAGTCGAGCACCTGTTCCGCGTCGTCCAGGAACTGAAGGCGCAAGGGGTCGGAATTATCTACATCTCTCACCGTCTGGAAGAACTTCCGCTCGTTGCCGATCGAGTGACGGCCCTGCGCGACGGGCACCTCGTCGACACAAAACCGATGACCGAGGTCGATCGGGCCGCCTTGATTCGCATGATGGTCGGCCGAGAGCTCGCCGCCGTCTTTCCCAAGGTCGATGTCCCCCTGGGCGAGGTTGTGCTGTCGGCCGAGGGGCTCGGCTGCCAGGCGTCGGGTGTCCACGGGGTCAATCTTCTCGTCCGATCGGGTGAGATTCTCGGTATCGCCGGACTCGTGGGAGCGGGTCGAACCGAACTGGCTCGCGTCCTCTTCGGCCTGACCCCGGCCGATCGGGGGACGATCCGCCTCCTCGGTCGGCCTGAACCCATCAACGCTCCCGATGAAGCCGTGGCATTGGGGATTGCTTATGTTCCTGAAGATCGCCGCCACCACGGCGTGATCCCGCCGATGACCATTGCTGCGAACACCACGCTGGCCACCCTCCGCACCATTGCGAAGGGCGGCCTGATCGACCGCACCCTGGAACGGGAACTCGCCTCCACCATGACGCGCCGGATGGGCGTCAAGGCCCCGTCAATTTCCACTCCCGTCGGCCATCTCTCAGGCGGCAACCAGCAAAAGGTCGCCCTCGCGCGGTGGCTCTCGTGCAAGCCCCGCGTGCTCATTCTTGACGAGCCGACCCAGGGAATCGACGTGGGGGCCAAGGCGGAAATCCACCGCTTGATGGGAGAACTGGCTCAGTCAGGACTTGCCATTCTCATGATTTCTTCAGAACTTCCTGAGATTCTCGGCATGAGCGACCGCATCGCCGTGATGCACGGAGGGACCATCGTGGGAACCCTCGACCGCGCCGACGCCACCCAGGAGGAGATCCTCCACCTCGCGCTCGGTCATCCTGCCGGGGAGGCCGCCCCACAATGA
- a CDS encoding L-rhamnose isomerase: protein MDRKIDDAFSIARERYAEFGVDVDRALDVLGRLSVSLHCWQGDDVAGFEGTAGELGGGLAVTGRYPGRARTADELRADLDLALRLIPGSHRLNLHASYAEHSGPPVDRDALTPDHFARWIDWARDRQIGLDFNPTFFAHPLAADGLTLSHPDATIRRFWIDHGIACRHIGAAFGRATGSACITNVWIPDGSKDTPVDRKGPRERLLESLDAVFADHIAPTFNRDAVEGKLFGIGAEAYTVGSHEFYLAYAVSRGILLCLDAGHYHPTEVLSDKISAVLGFLDEALLHVSRGVRWDSDHVVTLSDELDAIAQELVRGDSLHRVHLGLDFFDASINRVAAWVIGTRNLLKALLRALLEPIELLRSMEASGDLTGRLALLEEAKLLPSGAVWDAYCLRQGVPVGLDWMDTIRSYERDVLVHRSGARA, encoded by the coding sequence ATGGACCGGAAGATTGACGACGCGTTCTCGATCGCCCGTGAGCGCTACGCCGAGTTTGGCGTCGATGTGGATCGGGCACTCGATGTTCTCGGCCGCCTCTCCGTTTCGCTCCACTGCTGGCAGGGAGACGACGTTGCCGGCTTCGAAGGGACCGCCGGCGAGCTGGGCGGCGGTCTCGCCGTCACCGGCCGCTATCCCGGCCGAGCCCGGACCGCCGACGAACTGCGGGCCGACCTCGATCTGGCCCTTCGCCTGATCCCCGGCTCGCACCGCCTGAACCTCCACGCCAGTTACGCCGAACACTCCGGACCCCCCGTCGATCGCGACGCCCTGACTCCCGACCACTTCGCCCGGTGGATCGACTGGGCCCGCGACCGGCAGATCGGCCTCGACTTCAACCCCACCTTCTTCGCCCACCCGCTCGCCGCCGACGGTCTGACCCTCTCCCACCCTGACGCCACGATCCGCCGGTTCTGGATCGACCACGGCATCGCATGCCGCCACATCGGTGCCGCGTTTGGCCGGGCGACCGGCTCGGCGTGCATCACTAACGTCTGGATTCCCGACGGCTCGAAAGACACTCCGGTGGATCGGAAAGGCCCCCGCGAACGCCTGCTCGAATCGCTCGATGCGGTCTTTGCCGACCACATCGCGCCGACCTTCAATCGAGACGCCGTCGAGGGCAAACTGTTCGGTATCGGGGCCGAGGCCTACACCGTCGGCTCGCACGAGTTCTACCTGGCCTACGCGGTGAGCCGAGGGATTTTGCTCTGTCTCGACGCCGGGCACTACCACCCGACCGAGGTCCTGTCCGACAAGATTTCCGCCGTCCTCGGGTTCCTCGACGAGGCCTTGCTTCACGTCAGCCGAGGGGTTCGATGGGACAGTGATCATGTCGTGACGCTTTCCGATGAACTCGACGCCATTGCCCAGGAGCTTGTCCGGGGCGACTCTCTGCACCGCGTCCACCTCGGCCTCGACTTCTTCGACGCCAGTATCAATCGCGTCGCTGCCTGGGTGATCGGCACCCGCAACCTCTTGAAAGCCCTGCTGCGTGCCTTGCTCGAACCAATCGAGCTTCTTCGATCGATGGAGGCCTCCGGCGACCTGACCGGCCGGCTGGCCCTGCTGGAGGAGGCCAAGCTGCTCCCCTCGGGGGCCGTCTGGGATGCCTACTGTCTCCGTCAAGGCGTACCCGTCGGGCTCGACTGGATGGACACGATTCGATCCTACGAACGCGACGTGCTTGTTCATCGGTCCGGTGCGAGGGCGTGA
- a CDS encoding DUF1501 domain-containing protein: MDPRTERLQHVTRRHFLKGMPVGLGAVALSSLLNDEARASDRSLGDPMALRPPHFAPKAKNVIYLHMSGAPPHLDLFDYKPELVKHSGEDCPDRFLEGRRFAFTSGTPKLLGTPRTFAPRGESGIWMSDAIPRLHDVADEICLVKSMYTEQFNHAPAELLLFTGSPRQGRPSFGSWVTYGLGSESQDLPGFVVLISSGVQPSAGQGAWGSGFLPSVYQGVQCRSKGDPVLYVSDPPGMDRTLRRRSLDALNELNALQAEELGHPETSTRIAQYELAYRMQMSVPEVMDISRETPSTIDAYGAQPGAASFANNCLLARRLVEQGVRYVQLFDWGWDFHGTGPGEDLRDGLTKKCATMDRPVAALIKDLKARGLLDETLVIWSGEFGRTPFREGRTSGGNILGRDHYPDCFAIFMAGGGVRAGYSHGETDELGFSIVENPVHVHDLQATVLNQLGFDHERLTYRFQGRDFRLTDVHGHVVNELLA; encoded by the coding sequence ATGGACCCGCGCACCGAACGCTTGCAGCACGTCACCCGCCGGCATTTCCTCAAGGGGATGCCCGTGGGCCTCGGCGCCGTCGCGCTCTCGTCGTTGCTCAACGACGAGGCCCGTGCCAGTGATCGTTCCCTGGGCGATCCGATGGCGCTCCGGCCGCCGCACTTCGCCCCCAAGGCCAAGAACGTCATCTACCTGCACATGTCGGGCGCCCCGCCGCACCTCGACCTGTTCGACTACAAGCCCGAACTGGTCAAGCACAGCGGCGAGGACTGCCCCGACCGCTTCCTCGAAGGGCGACGCTTCGCCTTCACCTCCGGCACGCCGAAGCTGCTCGGCACCCCCCGCACCTTCGCCCCCCGCGGGGAGTCGGGCATCTGGATGTCCGACGCCATCCCCCGCCTGCACGACGTGGCCGACGAGATCTGCCTCGTCAAGTCGATGTATACCGAGCAGTTCAACCACGCCCCGGCCGAGCTGTTGCTGTTCACCGGCTCGCCTCGCCAGGGTCGCCCGTCGTTCGGCTCGTGGGTGACGTATGGCCTCGGGTCCGAGAGCCAGGACCTCCCCGGCTTCGTCGTCCTCATCTCCAGCGGCGTGCAGCCGAGCGCCGGCCAGGGGGCCTGGGGCAGCGGCTTCCTCCCCTCGGTCTACCAGGGGGTGCAGTGCCGATCGAAGGGGGACCCGGTCCTCTACGTCTCCGACCCTCCCGGCATGGACCGCACCCTCCGACGCCGCAGCCTCGACGCGCTCAACGAACTGAACGCGCTTCAGGCCGAGGAACTGGGCCACCCTGAAACCAGCACCCGAATCGCTCAGTACGAACTGGCCTATCGGATGCAGATGTCCGTTCCTGAAGTCATGGACATCAGCCGCGAAACCCCCTCCACCATCGACGCCTACGGCGCCCAGCCCGGCGCGGCCAGTTTCGCCAACAACTGCCTGCTTGCCCGCCGCCTGGTTGAGCAAGGGGTCCGCTACGTCCAGCTCTTTGACTGGGGCTGGGATTTCCACGGCACCGGCCCCGGCGAGGACCTTCGCGACGGCCTGACCAAGAAGTGCGCGACGATGGATCGCCCGGTCGCCGCCCTCATCAAGGATCTCAAGGCCCGCGGCTTGCTCGACGAGACGCTCGTCATCTGGAGCGGCGAATTCGGCCGCACTCCCTTCCGCGAAGGCCGAACCTCCGGCGGCAACATCCTCGGCCGCGACCACTACCCCGACTGCTTCGCCATCTTCATGGCCGGCGGCGGCGTTCGAGCCGGTTACTCGCACGGCGAGACCGACGAGCTTGGCTTCTCGATCGTCGAGAATCCCGTTCACGTCCACGACCTGCAGGCCACCGTCCTCAACCAGCTTGGTTTCGATCACGAACGCCTCACCTACCGCTTCCAGGGGCGCGACTTCCGCCTGACCGACGTTCACGGTCATGTCGTGAACGAATTGCTCGCCTGA